The Persephonella hydrogeniphila region TTTCTATAAATAGTATTTTAAAAAGTTTCCAGTATCTGTCGTGTATTTTCCTTGCCTCTTCGAACTTTCCTTCGTTTGCCAGCCTGCACATCTCTGCTATATCTTTAGGTACAAGATTGTTTGCAACAGATATAACACCTTTTGCTCCAACAGACATCATAGGAAGGGTAAGTGAATCATCTCCGGAAAGTATAATTACATCTGGATTTGTCAGATTAATAGTTTCTGAAACTCTTGACACATCTCCTGTAGCTTCTTTAATGCCTATCACATTGGGAAAATCTGAGTATAATCTTGCGAATGTTTCAGGAAGCATGTCTGTTCCCGTTCTTGAAGGGATGTTGTACAGGATTAGAGGTATGTTTGTTTCTTCACATATAGCTTTGAAATGCTGGTATATACCCTCCTGAGTAGGTTTATTGTAATAAGGAACTATCTGCAGAGAACCATCTGCACCGGCCTTTTCTGCAGACTTTGTTAATGCTATAGCTTCATGGGTTGCATTTGCACCTGTCCCTGCAATTATAGGTATTCTTTTGTTTGCATACTCAACAGCAAGATTTATAAGTTCCTCATGTTCAGGGAAGGTAAGTGTTGCAGACTCTCCTGTAGTTCCTGCTACTACAATTGCATCAGTTCCGTTTTTTACATGAAAATCTATCAGATTTTTCAGAGATTTTCTATCTATAGAACCATTTTTGAAAGGTGTTATTAGAGCGACTATAGAACCTCTAAACATTTTTACCTCCGTTCTTGAGAAATTTAAGATTAATAATAGTTTATAATATATTTGCTTTTTTATCCTTTAAAAATATGAACGGAGGGATTATGTTTTTAGACAGAATTATAGGACTTTTTTCAAATGATATCGGTATAGATTTAGGGACAGCAAATACACTTGTTTTCGTTAAGGGAAAAGGAATCCTTCTCTCAGAACCTTCTATCGTTTCTGTAGACACAAGAACAGGAAAGGTAATAGCTGTCGGTTCTGAATCTAAAAAGATGATAGGTAAAACCCCTAAAGAGATTGAAGTGATAAGACCATTGAAAGATGGTGTAATTGCAGATTTTGATGTTACACAGGAGATGCTCAAATACTTTATAAAAAAGGTTCATTCTAATATGTCCTTTTCAAAAATTTTAAGACCAAGACCTCGGGTTATCATAGGAGTTCCATCAGGAATAACTACTGTTGAGAAAAGGGCTGTTATTGATGCTGCAAGACAGTCAGGTGCAAGGGAAGTTTTTCTGATAGCTGAGCCTATGGCAGCTGCTTTAGGTGCCGGTCTTCCTATACAGTCTCCTGGAGGAAATATGATCGTCGATATAGGAGGAGGAACATCTGAGATAGCAGTTATATCCCTTTCTGGTCTTGTTCTGTCAGAATCTATAAAAGTTGCTGGAGATGAGATGACAGAGGCTATAATCCAGTATATGAAAAGACATCATAATCTTCTTATAGGAGAGCAGTCGGCAGAAAGGATTAAGATGGAATTAGGCTCTGCCTATCCTTCAGAAAGGGATAAAAAGACAATGGTAGTTCCAGGTAGAGATTTAAGAGGTCTTCCGGGAAGTGTAGAGATAAAAGGAGAAGAGATTAGACACGCCCTTGAGAATGTTATACAGAGCATAGTAAATGCTGTTAGACTTGCTC contains the following coding sequences:
- the dapA gene encoding 4-hydroxy-tetrahydrodipicolinate synthase, with the protein product MFRGSIVALITPFKNGSIDRKSLKNLIDFHVKNGTDAIVVAGTTGESATLTFPEHEELINLAVEYANKRIPIIAGTGANATHEAIALTKSAEKAGADGSLQIVPYYNKPTQEGIYQHFKAICEETNIPLILYNIPSRTGTDMLPETFARLYSDFPNVIGIKEATGDVSRVSETINLTNPDVIILSGDDSLTLPMMSVGAKGVISVANNLVPKDIAEMCRLANEGKFEEARKIHDRYWKLFKILFIETNPIPVKTAAYHMGLIDDIEMRLPLYYMKSENEEKLKQVLKEYGLIQ
- a CDS encoding rod shape-determining protein: MFLDRIIGLFSNDIGIDLGTANTLVFVKGKGILLSEPSIVSVDTRTGKVIAVGSESKKMIGKTPKEIEVIRPLKDGVIADFDVTQEMLKYFIKKVHSNMSFSKILRPRPRVIIGVPSGITTVEKRAVIDAARQSGAREVFLIAEPMAAALGAGLPIQSPGGNMIVDIGGGTSEIAVISLSGLVLSESIKVAGDEMTEAIIQYMKRHHNLLIGEQSAERIKMELGSAYPSERDKKTMVVPGRDLRGLPGSVEIKGEEIRHALENVIQSIVNAVRLALEKTPPELSADIVERGIVLAGGGSLLHAMDIRLREETNLPVYYCEDPLTAVAEGIGKALDDIDLIRKISLQ